The nucleotide sequence aaatataaataacatttgGCATTGGACACATAAAACCTTTATCGTGATCGGTTAACCGCGATTGAGATAAGCGCTCACCAGAGTGGTGCTGCTAACGTTAATGTGCTGGCGTGTTCTAACACGCAATTTGTTGACGGTGCTCTCTGCAATATCAGCACGCTCTTCTGCTTCATCCAGCTCGTGTTGCACCTTACGAAACCGAAGAGCATTGGAGTTCACTTGCTCTTCCTGGTGGACAGAAAAATCCATTCAagaaatgagtcaaaatattttttgtctttaaaatggTGGCAGCGTGGATGAGATGATTGTCTGCTTACAGAGCTCTCGGCTTGTCGCTTGTAAAGTTTAACTTTGCTTTGAAGTTTCCCGATGACCTCCTGCATCCTCACCAGCGTTTGGCCATCTTCTTCTGACTGAAACACACACCCAAACATagaaattcatttatttcatttaaaaatgggcATGATATTTTACCGAGTATTTGCAGATAAACATGCCAGATCACATTGATAGAACAATTTAAGTAAACAATAAAAGTCAGGGAATATGAAAACAATACATGTACGTACATAAATCATGCATTCATCAGTGCAAGCGTGTGTGTGCAACCTGGCAGGTGATTTCTTTCAGCCTCCTCTCATAGCGCCGGACGCCTTTCTGATATTCCTCCCGCTTCTTTTGCTCCATGGTCACCTCAGTCTGAAGATCACGCACCTGCACAGGTAAGTCGAAGGTTTatacttttgtttaaataagCTGAAATAAGTATAAGACATTATGGAAAGTGAAAtgattattaaaacaaaaaaagacaggtgCATGGATAATTGGCAAATATgatatgatataatatagtaagttaTAGATTAGAGCATTGGGTAGAAGGTGTAGTATGTTAGAAGTTGGACTTACTCGCGTCTCCAGTTTATAAATTTCCTTCTTTCCACTCTTCAGTGCCATCTGCTCAGCCTCCTCAAGTTTGACCTGCAACTctgcatacacacaaacactaaACTATGTCCTCAGAAAATCCTAAGTGTTAAATGGAAAGGGCGCCACGAACCTTTGAGAGCAACCTCAGtgttcttcttcatcctctccAGCATGATGCTGTTGTCCTGCTCCCTTTTTAGCTCCTCTGCCATGGTTGACGCCTGTGGGTATTGTTGCCATGCCATGTTTATAATGGAAGGCAAAGCTTGCATGTGAAAGCTTCAAGAAGGTGTTTACATCAGTGATGGCCTTTTTGGCTTTCTCTTCCATGTTGCGACTCTCTGCCAAGATCTCGTCCACTTCGCTCGTTAGATTAGACACATCTGCCTGCAGCTTTCTCTTGCTGCTCACCAGACCCGTATTCTTAATGACAccatagatatattttttttaaagattagaaTTATTAAACGCTAGAATAAATCATAAATTCATACACTGAGCAATAACTACAAAGCTAAAACAAATGTGAGCCTTTGATCAGAACCAGaagccttcattcattttctgtactgcatATCCTTATCAAGTTctcacagggtgctggagcctatgccagtaaaaaggacaccctgaattggtggattGGTGCAATGCTGCATACCTGCGTGGTAAGCAGACTAGCTCTCTCAGCCACCTCCACAAGATCATGTTCAGCCATCTTGCAGGTGCGATCAGAATGCTCCAAGGCGCCCCGAAGCTCCTCCCCCTCAGCTACCATCAGCATGCAGCGACGTTCCAGCAGTGCAACTTGTTCTCGCAGCTGATTGTTCATCTGCACCTTGTCTTCCAACTCAACCTGCTGACCTTTCACCTACAGAGAAACAGGTATCAGTATCCATCCCCAATATCGACTGCAACAAAAACAGTATACATGGCTTTAGTGCGAGTCGCCCTGCTGAAAGGCCAACCTGAGCGTGCAGCTGCGCAATACTCTTCTGGCCCTCGGACACCCGCTTGTTGGCATGAGCAAGTTGAATGTCCAGCTCACTTAGGTCAGACTCCATCTTCTTACGTAAACGAACAGCTTCACTGCGAGTACGAATCTCAGCCTCCAAGCTGGCTTGCATGGCTTCTTGCGAACGCTGGTGATTCCGCCTGGTTGATGACATGCAACTCAAGTGTCAAAGCTTGCTAGCTAACTCAACTTGTATGCAACTGAAAATACTAGAATATTACTTGTTTTTCAGAGAACTAAATGCCCAAATATACACTGGTGAACAGGTTGTTAGCAGTACTCATGCTGTAATTGCGTTCAACGTATTAACTGACTCATGCCGCCCACATGGCAGGCAGTTGAGCGAACCTCTACACCATCAAGTAGACATATCtaactttgtcattattggaaagtcttgactacaaatatatacgCCTGCAAGAAGGTAATGACACATCTCTACGCCTGCGAAAATGCCTTGGTGTCACctaatcgaattctgattggttaaagcaacagtcttatcgacgcttgtttaatgcagcaaagcctgcagaactgattgtgaaggccttgaggcagatatCTGACCCTGGCgaaaaataatggctgaaatgtggttggttaaatgcttcaatatgaaacacacatctggaagcagtgcaaccagcgAGAGAGCAATGAAATGAAGccctaacagacaatttggaattatttcataagtaatgatggacaaaatataatatatgattcagatatttcttaggccagcagaggaAGGGCCTGACAGCCCGCCACTGAATGAATGTAATAATTCATGAAAAACGACAAAGGGTTTACTAAGTAGATGTGAAAAAGTTGAGTTCACCTGAGGCTTTCAATCTCTTGATCTTTTTCCACAATCTTGCGCTCAATCTCCATCCTGGTCTGTTGAAGTTCTATCTGAACTCTCTGGGTCTTGCTCTCCTCATTCTCGATAGTTCCCTGGAGGACAACCAGAGGCGTGaaacctcaaaaaaaaaaaggcttggaGATGGTTGGAAGATGGTCACACACCTCTGCCTCTTCCAAAGCAGCTCTGATGTCACTCTTCTCCACTCCCAGGATCTTTTTCATCCTCTCAAGATCATGTATTGTCTTGCCACTACGACTGATCTGCTCGGTCAGGTCCAAAATCTCATCTAAAATCAATCCAATCTAACGTTAGATGTGGCTCTTCAGACAAAGTCTTAGCAAGGAGCACAATACCTTGAAGGTTCTTGTTTTCCGATTTGAGCGTCTCCAGATGATTCAAAGATTCCTCATAAATGTCCTTCATCTTAAAAAGTTGTGTACTGAGGTGTCGTGATTCTTTCTGGGAGACATCCAGCTCTGACTGACTTTCCTCCAACTTCTGTTTCCACTCAGTCAACATCTGCAAAAGCACAAACAACACGCTTCAGACACACAAGCAAGTTCCTTTGGTGAGCAGTAGCTCAGAGAGATTCTCTCATGTTTCTACTCCTGTTATTTTGACCTTGTCCAGCTGGCGTTGCTTCTTGTCAAAGGCCAGAACGGAAGCATTGGAGCGTTCCAGCTCTACTGCTAAGTCCTCAATCTCTATCTGAAGACGTTGTTTGGTTTTTTCCAGCGAGGAGTTTTTTGCTTGAGAAGCTTCAGCAACTTCTAGCGCTGCCTGCAATTTGGCAACTAGCTTTTTCCTGCAAGCAAATGAACGGTTTTCAGTTTGCAACTTGCTAACTACTAGCATGTTAGGATATATATATCGTGTGAATCCAAGGTCAGTGGATCTCCAGTTATGTTCagtccatccattcatccattacATTACTTTATACTGTGAAGGACTGAGATCTCTGTGGGTTGCTTCCTACTAAATCTCAACCACCCACAAAAGCTGTGCAGTgcattttgctttctttttcaaACTTACATTGATGAAAATGACACATGTAgaccaaacacaaacacaccatGTGTACAACTGGATGATGAGTAAAGCATGCTAATATTGATCTGTGTTGGTTACGATATGAACAACATGGGCAAAATAAAGGAGTTTTACTTTGCGTCTTCCAGCTCTTCAATTCTCAGCACAGCGTCCGTTTCATACTTGGTCCTCCATTGCACCAGCTGGCTGTTGGCATTAGAAAGTGCCCGCTGGAGCTCTGCTTTGGATTCTTGTTCTGCCACCAGCTGTTCCGCCAGCAGACTGCGGTCATGACGAGCAGCCTGCATCGCTTGCGCTAGTGTTATCCTGGCCTtaaaggagaggaaaaaaaatacagagtaCCTGAATGATTTCTCAAAACACTTTCTGCTCTTTCAGTTGTTGGTTAATCAAAGAGCAGCATGATTAAGATTATACTTTGCTCTGCTCCTCTAGCTGCCTTTTCCCGTCTTCTAAGTTCTGACATAGTCCGGCTTTTGATCGCTGCAGCTGATTTGTCAGCACTTCACGCTCCTCCAGGCGTCGACTGTACTCGGCTGTCATGGAAGGGCAAACACTTTCAGCATATTTTGGATTTGCTAAAGAACATCGTAAAcgataaaaataagaatatcaTGAGGCCCATAGGTCTAAACACCagcgtagaaaaaaaaactttgtacaCCCAAAGTACCTTATGGTATAATGTGTTCCATTATGTACAGTAGAGCTGATTATTTCTATGCCTTAAATAAGGACAATTGTAACAGAGATACAGTATGTGTCTATTCACATGGTTAAGAAGGACCCAAAAAAGAACTTAAGCAGGAATTGAGAAGCTTGAAACATCGCTGAAGTTACCATACGACTAAGAGACCAACTAACAGACTGACTACAAACTAAATGAAAACCAACTTTTGTAAGTTACTACttgacaaaacaacaaacatcCTCTCCAACTAATATAAAAGCTTTCAACTGACCTAGTATAGTGAGCAAACCACTACAATATAGACTTGCACCTACCCGCCTCAGCCACACTTCGCGCCTTCTGAGCTGACATCTCAGTAAGCTGTCGTTGCAGATCATTAATTCTGCCTTGACTTTCGCTAAGCTGGTCCGCATTGACTCGGCACATTTTCTCCAAGGCACCCTGCAAAGCACATATTGTAATAAAACTCCCTGCTGGGAAGCCTGTTTGGTAAGAGATGAGGCAGGGACCATGTTGTCACCTTGGCCCTGAAGTGCTGCTCCAAATTGGAGGCCAGGTCATCTACTTCCAGTCGAAGGTCCGCCTTCTCCTTCTCCATTTTCTGCTTGGTTTTATGAAGCATGTCAATTTGCTCGGTGAGCTCCGTCACGGTATTGGCATGCTTCTTCCTCAGAGCGGCAGCTGTCGTCTCATGGTGAAGTCCAGCTTCCTCCAACTCCCGTCGAAGCTTCAGGAAGTCTGCATCCCGCTTCCTGATGGGGTGCACGAACAGTGAGAGGGATGCGGCTGTAGTTTTCCCAAGTTGCTTTGGACTCACTTGTTGAGTGCAATCTGTGCAGCAGAAGCTCCTCCCACCTCCTCTAGTTTCTCCCCAAGCTCCTCCAGCTCTCGGGCAATCTCGTTCCGCTGGCGCTCAGCCTTTGACCTCCATGCGCGCTCTGCGTCCAGGGCTTCCTCCAGTTCTTCAATGCGGGTCTGTGAAAGAAATCACGTTGATTAGTCTGATGGACAGACGCATCACGAGACTAACGGGGCCGACCTGAAGCTCTTTGATTCTCTTCTGTAGTTGAGCCACTAGATTCTGTTCGTCCTCCAAATTGGATTGAAGTTGACCCAACTCAAAGACTTTCCTGTCAATAAATAGCACTCGAAACAACCCTATAGAAGGACTTGTCATTCAACCAAGGTTACCAATGTTTTCCTACTTTTTTATTATCTCCTCGAGCTCCCTCTTCTGATCCTCCAACCCTCTTACAGAGTCCTGGGATAGTTTCAGGTCGGCATCTagctttttctttgctttttcctgttcGTTTCGCAATCGCTTCTCCTGCTCTAAGGTGGTATCCATCTGAAGGAGAAGTAGACTTAGTTGGAATTGGGAGAAAAGCCAGCATGGACTGCTAGTCTTACATGTTCCACATGCTGCTCCAGTCTGCTCTTGGCCTTGGTCAGAATGTTGACTTTGTCTTCCTGAGCCTGGCGGTCATTGAGAGCTTGTTGATGAGCTTCCTGAAGGGTAACTTTCTCCCTGTTCAGGACAGCAATGGACTCGTCCAATACACACATCTCCTGGGAAAGATTCTTCACCTGCTCCCACGTCAGACGCAAAAATGGTCTGAGAACATTGTATTTTGTAAGAAATATAAAGTGTTCCCGGTATAAACTACCTTGTTCTCATTGCTGTGCTTGTCCTTCTCCACCTTTGCCAAGGTTATTTCCAGTTCATCCACATCCTTTCGTAGGGATCCTACTTCTTCTTCTAGGACACGTTTCTTGGTGATCAGCTTAgcccccgcctcctcctcatcctccagaCGCTCGTGCATCTCCTTAAGCTTAGACTCCAGGGTGATTTTTGAATGGATCAGTTGGTTGCAGCGTTCCTCTGCATCTTCCAGGTTGTCTTGTTCCTGTTTGGACCATTAATCTTAGGCTAATGGGACAAACTGAGCGTGTCCAATAGCAGAGGAGCTGGAATAGTTATTTATATGCTGTTCGGTGAACACACAAGTCAGGGCTGAAGAAACCTGGATAAATGTGCTTTCTTGATGTGTAGGAAACTCGAAAAAAGTCTCTCACAGGGATAAATATAACTTACAGCTTGGAGTTGTAAGGTCAAATCATTCTTCTCCTGGACAAGAACCACTTGACGCTCTTCAGCCTCGTTTCTTTTACATTCAGACCTGTGTGAGGAAAagaacatgaaaaaaagaacaacaaacttGGATTGCCCCAACTTAGGCGCATCTAGAAATTGCTGGTACTTGTCAAAGGCCTCCTTTAGCTTGCTGAAGTCTTGATTAAGAGAGGCCAGCTCCTTTTCGATGTGAGCACTCCTCAACAAGGGCTTCAGCTTGTAGAACAACATCATCCATGGCCACGTGCGAACACTGAAGAACGATCGCAGGTTGAACTGGATGACCAAAACAGCATCCCTGAAACACGCCAGTATGAGTTGTCATTTATATCTGATTAAAATAGAATTCTTTTTTTATGCAGGAATAAATGAAGCAAGTTTAGTTCTTGCGCTGACAGTGTCACTTCCAACATTATCAACAAACTGTGATTGAAATACCTTTGTATAGACATCTTGTCTCTCTCCATCCTCATCAACTTCCCTCGGCCCATGGCCTGGACCGTAGTCAAGATCTGCGATAGGCGGGCATCCCTCATTTCCTCCAACTGACCCAACAGACCTGCTTTGAAAAACACCTGAAGAGGAAAAGAAGATGAAGACACATCCAACATGGCAGTACCTGACAGCATTGCCGTCATACTTTGGTTTGTCCAAACTTATACTGGCTGTGGTCAATGTCCAATGAGCTCAAAAGCTTCTCCACTGCTTTGTGGCTGTCCACATAGGTGGCTTCAGGAATGGCAGAGGGGTTCAGGATACGATAGCTGAGTTTAAGGGAGTGATCACACGGTAAAATGGTCACATAGGAAAGCTCACACTATGATGCACCATTTTTACTCCAAATCTTACCGTTGTTTGAACTCTGCATACAAGACCCGGTTGGGGAATCCCTTCCTGCAAATACGGATACCCTCTAGGACCCCATTACACCTCAGCTGATGCAGGACCAGGAAAGGATCAATGATgcctgaagaaaaaacaaagtggACTTCACTGAAACCAGTCAACCTATGTCAGATAACAGAagtaattcaaatattttgaaaattggCTATAGATTCATTTTGGCATGAAGGCCACTATCTAGGTAAAGGATACAGACTAGTGTTGGTGGGTAGACATAAGCTGTCAACTGACCAGGTGTCTTGCTTTCATTGGGGATGATGCAGCGGACAAAGTGCGGCTGAGTCCTTCGAAGGTTCGCCATCAGCTTGTTGAGGTTCTCCTGTTGGTAAAATGGCATGTCTATGTgatatgtgtgtttatgtcgTCATGTGACTGAATAAATCACTCATCTGATAATGTTACTTATTCACTTTATGAAGCTGGGAGACAGTCTGGAAGGAAGCTGCCTTCCTCTTCCTTTGTTTTGTATCCCGCTTAGAGTCTGAAGCCGGAAAAATATGGTTAATTGACTAAGTTATGAGTCCCACTTggaaatagtttatttttttaaatcttctgCAGTCTACCTGCACCTGCTGAGTTGATGTAATAGTCTTCATAAAGTCCTGCCATCAGTTTACTGGAGGATTTCTGGAACACAACCACCACCGTCTCATTGAGAGGATCTCTGTTCTTGTCTAGCCAGCCGTTGATGTTGTATGGAACCTGAACACAAGACCTCAGCATCAGAGTGATTATCACAACAAAGAACTTTAACATTCCTGGGATGGATGAGGTTGAGGTGAGACATACCGATCCAGCATAGTGGACCACCTCAAAGTGTGTCTCATATTTGCGCTTTTTATCCAATCGCGGTCGCTGGAAATTGGGTGACTTTCCCCCATGGTTGTCGTAAAGTTTGGTATTGAAGCTGAGGTCGGTGGCCTTCGGGAACATACACTCCTCCTCCATTATAGACAGGATTCCCAGGGGCTGCACAAACAGTTAATACAAGTTGCAGATTTACATATCAATCTAAACACAATGTAGAACGTTAGCACATGATTTTATAACCTGACTTTCTGGATATTTGTCTGAtccactcatctcattttctgattatcctcgttagggtc is from Stigmatopora nigra isolate UIUO_SnigA chromosome 1, RoL_Snig_1.1, whole genome shotgun sequence and encodes:
- the LOC144195256 gene encoding myosin-7-like; translated protein: MSRYLDPKDFGEAARYLRLTNLEQLAAIAQTYDGTKRVWMPDEVEGYVEVEVREQNGDKTTVETKDGRFIIVKEELLQPTNPSRFDMMEDIAMLTHLNEASVLFNLRRRYSMWMIYTYSGLFCVTINPYKWLPVYSDQVVMTFKGRRRNEAPPHIFAIADCAYSDMLQNRENQSMLITGESGAGKTVNTKRVIQYFAIIAALGDTVKQGGSLEDQIIEANPAMEAFGNAKTIRNDNSSRFGKFIRIHFGPTGKLASADIDIYLLEKSRVVFQQPEERGYHIFYQILSNHKPELQDMLLITKDPYNYHFCSQGVTTVAGMKDSEELARTDHAMDTLGFTPEEKNGCYKLVGAIMHFGNMKFKKKQREEQAEADGTESVDKAAYLMGISSADLLKGLLNPRVKVGNECIVKGQTVEQVNYAVAALAKATYDRMFKWLVTRINMSLYTALPRQYFIGVLDIAGFEIFELNSFEQLCINFTNEKLQQYFNHHMFIQEQEEYKTEGIEWTFIDFGLDLQACIDLIEKPLGILSIMEEECMFPKATDLSFNTKLYDNHGGKSPNFQRPRLDKKRKYETHFEVVHYAGSVPYNINGWLDKNRDPLNETVVVVFQKSSSKLMAGLYEDYYINSAGADSKRDTKQRKRKAASFQTVSQLHKENLNKLMANLRRTQPHFVRCIIPNESKTPGIIDPFLVLHQLRCNGVLEGIRICRKGFPNRVLYAEFKQRYRILNPSAIPEATYVDSHKAVEKLLSSLDIDHSQYKFGQTKVFFKAGLLGQLEEMRDARLSQILTTVQAMGRGKLMRMERDKMSIQRDAVLVIQFNLRSFFSVRTWPWMMLFYKLKPLLRSAHIEKELASLNQDFSKLKEAFDKSECKRNEAEERQVVLVQEKNDLTLQLQAEQDNLEDAEERCNQLIHSKITLESKLKEMHERLEDEEEAGAKLITKKRVLEEEVGSLRKDVDELEITLAKVEKDKHSNENKVKNLSQEMCVLDESIAVLNREKVTLQEAHQQALNDRQAQEDKVNILTKAKSRLEQHVEHMDTTLEQEKRLRNEQEKAKKKLDADLKLSQDSVRGLEDQKRELEEIIKKKVFELGQLQSNLEDEQNLVAQLQKRIKELQTRIEELEEALDAERAWRSKAERQRNEIARELEELGEKLEEVGGASAAQIALNKKRDADFLKLRRELEEAGLHHETTAAALRKKHANTVTELTEQIDMLHKTKQKMEKEKADLRLEVDDLASNLEQHFRAKGALEKMCRVNADQLSESQGRINDLQRQLTEMSAQKARSVAEAAEYSRRLEEREVLTNQLQRSKAGLCQNLEDGKRQLEEQSKARITLAQAMQAARHDRSLLAEQLVAEQESKAELQRALSNANSQLVQWRTKYETDAVLRIEELEDAKKKLVAKLQAALEVAEASQAKNSSLEKTKQRLQIEIEDLAVELERSNASVLAFDKKQRQLDKMLTEWKQKLEESQSELDVSQKESRHLSTQLFKMKDIYEESLNHLETLKSENKNLQDEILDLTEQISRSGKTIHDLERMKKILGVEKSDIRAALEEAEGTIENEESKTQRVQIELQQTRMEIERKIVEKDQEIESLRRNHQRSQEAMQASLEAEIRTRSEAVRLRKKMESDLSELDIQLAHANKRVSEGQKSIAQLHAQVKGQQVELEDKVQMNNQLREQVALLERRCMLMVAEGEELRGALEHSDRTCKMAEHDLVEVAERASLLTTQNTGLVSSKRKLQADVSNLTSEVDEILAESRNMEEKAKKAITDASTMAEELKREQDNSIMLERMKKNTEVALKELQVKLEEAEQMALKSGKKEIYKLETRVRDLQTEVTMEQKKREEYQKGVRRYERRLKEITCQSEEDGQTLVRMQEVIGKLQSKVKLYKRQAESSEEQVNSNALRFRKVQHELDEAEERADIAESTVNKLRVRTRQHINVSSTTLVSAYLNRG